In Primulina eburnea isolate SZY01 chromosome 14, ASM2296580v1, whole genome shotgun sequence, the following proteins share a genomic window:
- the LOC140812332 gene encoding uncharacterized protein has product MRKVVSIDGTWLKGKYNGVLLVASAQDGNYHQYPLAWGIVDVGCTSSWSWFLTKLLEVLPDEDELLIIYDRHHGIINVVSIVYRNAHHGHCTWYLSQNMKTRCKKKGAAEMFLYIAKIYKTFKFDISYNDFRNRYPEPVQYLDERDSLDRWTRAYCPKTRYNIATTNGVESVNARLLEERKLPIIALLDSLQKLASSWFARYRHASIASNTNMTPTIEGILRSRFTDVQ; this is encoded by the coding sequence ATGCGAAAAGTTGTATCAATTGATGGTACGTGGTTGAAGGGCAAGTATAATGGTGTTTTACTGGTGGCATCGGCACAAGATGGAAATTATCACCAATATCCTTTGGCATGGGGAATCGTAGATGTCGGGTGTACTTCTTCGTGGAGTTGGTTTTTAACGAAGTTGTTAGAAGTATTACCAGACGAGGATGAATTGTTGATAATTTATGACAGGCATCATGGAATCATTAATGTGGTTTCTATTGTATATAGAAATGCGCATCATGGTCATTGTACGTGGTATTTATCCCAAAACATGAAGACTAGATGTAAAAAGAAGGGTGCAGCAGAAATGTTTTTGTACAttgcaaaaatttataaaactttCAAGTTTGATATTTCATACAATGATTTTAGGAATAGATATCCTGAGCCAGTGCAATATTTGGACGAGAGAGACTCACTTGATAGATGGACTCGAGCATATTGTCCGAAGACCCGTTACAATATTGCGACGACAAACGGGGTTGAGTCGGTCAATGCTAGACTACTTGAAGAGAGGAAGCTGCCAATCATTGCCCTGTTAGATTCTTTGCAGAAACTGGCCTCATCTTGGTTTGCTCGATATCGCCACGCATCAATTGCAAGTAACACTAATATGACCCCTACCATCGAAGGGATTCTTCGTAGCAGGTTCACAGATGTCCAATGA